One window of Halosolutus amylolyticus genomic DNA carries:
- the hutI gene encoding imidazolonepropionase, translated as MSGADTPSSDDPADDGTCVVYDAGELVVGPAAGTDESRAGDGSRAIGDRAADGPLEIREDAAFAAIDGEVVAVGPTDEITREYPPESAATAIDAGGNAVVPGFVDPHTHAVFAGDRSDEFTAKLRGKSYQEILAEGGGILRTVRATRAASDATLRENLRAHLDVMLAHGTTTVEVKSGYGLDAETELRLLEAIDRVADAHPIDVVPTFMGAHAVPEGREADEYVDRVVEEQLPAVAEQGIAEFCDVFCEADVFDVAQSRRVLEAGEAAGLTPKIHAEEFTRLGGAQLAADLGAASADHLLHATEEDAAALAAADVVPVLLPATAFGLGEAYADARAFLDAGAPVALATDFNPNCHARTMEFVQTLAAVEMGLTPAEALRGATHDAALSIDREDGTGTLREGAPADAVVLEAPSIAHLAYRFDTSAVDTVIKAGVEVDP; from the coding sequence ATGAGCGGGGCCGACACGCCGTCGAGCGACGATCCGGCCGACGACGGGACCTGCGTCGTCTACGATGCCGGCGAACTCGTCGTCGGTCCCGCCGCGGGCACCGACGAATCGCGGGCCGGCGACGGCTCACGAGCGATCGGCGACCGGGCGGCCGACGGACCGCTGGAGATCCGCGAGGACGCCGCGTTCGCCGCGATCGACGGCGAAGTCGTCGCCGTCGGACCGACCGACGAGATCACGCGCGAGTATCCGCCCGAGAGCGCCGCCACGGCGATCGACGCCGGCGGGAACGCGGTCGTCCCGGGGTTCGTCGATCCGCACACCCACGCCGTCTTCGCGGGCGATCGATCGGACGAGTTCACGGCCAAACTCCGGGGGAAGAGCTACCAGGAGATCCTCGCGGAGGGCGGCGGCATCCTGCGGACGGTCCGTGCGACCAGGGCGGCCAGCGACGCGACCCTGCGCGAGAACCTGCGCGCACACCTCGACGTCATGCTCGCCCACGGGACCACCACTGTCGAGGTCAAGTCGGGGTACGGCCTCGACGCCGAGACCGAACTGCGACTGCTCGAGGCGATCGATCGCGTCGCCGACGCGCACCCGATCGACGTCGTGCCGACGTTCATGGGTGCCCACGCGGTGCCCGAGGGGCGGGAGGCCGACGAGTACGTCGACCGGGTGGTCGAGGAACAGCTTCCGGCCGTCGCCGAGCAGGGGATCGCCGAGTTCTGCGACGTCTTCTGTGAGGCCGACGTCTTCGACGTCGCCCAGTCGCGGCGCGTGCTGGAGGCGGGCGAAGCGGCCGGGCTCACCCCGAAGATCCACGCGGAGGAGTTCACCCGCCTCGGCGGAGCACAGTTGGCCGCCGACCTCGGAGCCGCGAGCGCGGATCACCTGCTCCACGCGACCGAAGAAGATGCGGCGGCGCTCGCGGCGGCCGACGTCGTTCCCGTGCTCCTGCCCGCGACGGCGTTCGGCCTCGGCGAGGCGTACGCCGACGCCCGGGCCTTCCTCGATGCGGGCGCACCCGTCGCGCTCGCGACGGACTTCAACCCGAACTGTCACGCCCGTACGATGGAGTTCGTCCAGACGCTCGCTGCCGTCGAGATGGGGCTCACGCCGGCCGAGGCGCTTCGCGGGGCGACCCACGACGCGGCGCTCTCGATCGATCGCGAGGACGGGACCGGAACCCTCCGCGAGGGCGCGCCGGCGGACGCCGTGGTGCTCGAAGCCCCGTCGATCGCGCACCTCGCGTACCGGTTCGATACGTCCGCCGTCGACACGGTCATCAAAGCGGGCGTCGAGGTGGACCCATGA
- a CDS encoding DsrE family protein: MPDAAIVVLAGTEAPSDLGRVVNALQVVKEFDEAGDDVQLIFDGAGTQWVGELEDEDHDYHALYATVADHAQVCDYCAGAYGVEDEVEASEAAPIDQFEGHPSVRSLVGDGYEIITF; the protein is encoded by the coding sequence ATGCCAGACGCAGCAATCGTCGTGCTCGCAGGTACCGAAGCGCCGTCCGACCTCGGTCGCGTCGTCAACGCCCTCCAGGTCGTCAAGGAATTCGACGAGGCGGGCGACGACGTCCAGTTGATCTTCGACGGGGCCGGAACCCAGTGGGTCGGCGAACTCGAGGACGAGGACCACGACTACCACGCGCTGTACGCGACGGTCGCCGACCACGCGCAGGTCTGTGACTACTGTGCCGGCGCCTACGGCGTCGAGGACGAGGTCGAAGCCAGCGAGGCCGCCCCGATCGACCAGTTCGAGGGTCACCCGAGCGTCCGATCGCTCGTCGGCGACGGCTACGAGATCATCACGTTTTAG